The Urocitellus parryii isolate mUroPar1 chromosome 13, mUroPar1.hap1, whole genome shotgun sequence genome has a window encoding:
- the Txndc2 gene encoding thioredoxin domain-containing protein 2, with product MDSVPSRAAEESQTRSDDPEETAEDDANESPLQVLPNKGALRVPEFLDTAKAKEKTFVPGVDNALQLATERSQSLQQSSDLPKFSAKNPQSPQFSKTTAKTGLPKPGGIPKSSADPAQPKPGSTPKLLAKAMQLKLRNPPKAPANVTEPLQGHSLQASEKGTQPKKWDSPKSLDEAIHARAGKAPKSFGPATQSRLGIISKTLGQAFQPRVGSVPKSLEEATEATVGMAPKSIEETFQPVLGSVPASLEETLQPEQGDVPEPGDVPEPSEEALPPKDDDLLEPEDKAPEPLDKDLVKVILDKEDLQEVLTSAGERLVAVEFSATWCGPCRHIRPLFHALSLRHKDVVFLEVDIDACEELVKDLEVFSLPTFQFYKKEEKVGEFSGALIEKLEAAIAELK from the exons ATGGACAGTGTTCCCTCCAGAGCCGCAGAAGAGTCTCAAACGAGATCGGACGATCCAGAAGAAACCGCTGAGGATGACGCCAATG AAAGCCCATTACAGGTTCTGCCCAACAAAGGGGCTCTTCGGGTCCCAGAGTTCTTGGACACAGCCAAGGCCAAAGAGAAGACCTTTGTCCCTGGGGTCGATAACGCTCTCCAGCTCGCCACAGAAAGGTCCCAGAGCCTGCAGCAGAGCAGTGACCTCCCCAAGTTCTCGGCCAAAAACCCCCAGTCTCCGCAGTTCTCTAAGACCACAGCCAAAACTGGGCTCCCCAAGCCGGGGGGCATTCCCAAGTCCTCTGCAGACCCCGCCCAGCCCAAGCCAGGCAGCACCCCCAAACTCCTGGCGAAAGCCATGCAGCTCAAGCTCAGGAACCCCCCCAAGGCCCCCGCCAACGTCACAGAGCCCCTGCAGGGCCACAGTCTGCAGGCCTCCGAGAAGGGCACCCAGCCCAAGAAGTGGGACTCCCCCAAGTCCCTAGACGAAGCCATCCATGCCAGAGCAGGGAAGGCCCCCAAGTCCTTTGGACCAGCCACCCAGTCCAGGTTGGGCATCATCTCCAAGACCTTAGGACAAGCCTTCCAGCCCAGGGTGGGCAGTGTCCCCAAGTCCTTAGAAGAAGCCACCGAGGCCACAGTGGGAATGGCCCCCAAGTCAATAGAGGAGACCTTCCAGCCCGTGCTGGGCAGTGTCCCTGCCTCTTTAGAGGAAACCCTGCAGCCCGAGCAGGGTGACGTCCCCGAGCCGGGTGATGTCCCCGAGCCCTCCGAGGAAGCCCTCCCGCCCAAGGACGATGACCTCCTGGAGCCCGAGGACAAGGCGCCGGAGCCCCTGGACAAGGACTTGGTGAAAGTGATCTTGGACAAGGAGGACCTCCAGGAGGTGCTCACTTCGGCCGGCGAGCGGCTGGTGGCCGTGGAATTCTCGGCCACCTGGTGCGGGCCTTGCAGGCATATCCGGCCGCTCTTCCACGCCCTGTCCCTGAGGCACAAGGACGTGGTGTTCCTGGAGGTGGACATCGACGCCTGCGAGGAGCTGGTGAAGGACTTGGAGGTCTTCTCCCTCCCAACCTTCCAGTTTtataagaaggaggagaaggtgggcgAGTTCAGCGGGGCCCTGATAGAAAAACTCGAGGCAGCCATCGCAGAATTAAAGTGA